In a single window of the Pyrococcus sp. NA2 genome:
- a CDS encoding 2-oxoacid:acceptor oxidoreductase subunit alpha, translated as MIIRGDEPEQIELLRKLYKPGNYFMMGDEAVAYGAIFAGCRFYAGYPITPSSEIAETMARELPKVGGYYLQMEDEIASIAAMIGASWTGLKAMTATSGPGFSLMQENIGYAVMTETPIVIVDVQRSGPSTGQATKGAQGDFFQARWGTHGDHPIVAVSPVSVEDAFWETIRAFNIAERLRTPVVVLFDGILAHTREQIRIPDPEEVEIVYRKLPQNEEEAKLPFGDPHGDGVPPMPLFGHGYFTHVTGSTHKENGLRDVYTQEVHDRLVRRIHRKIEKNKHVYEKYEEYYTDDAEILVVSWGVSARPSLGAVLRARKEGIKVGLFVPKTVHPFPGDRIRELGRNVRAILVPEMNLGQMILEVQRFVNDDVLLKGINKIGGIPLTVEEILKEIRGVV; from the coding sequence ATGATAATTAGAGGAGACGAGCCCGAGCAGATAGAACTTTTGAGAAAACTCTACAAACCAGGGAACTATTTTATGATGGGAGATGAAGCTGTAGCTTATGGTGCAATCTTTGCCGGTTGTCGCTTCTATGCTGGTTATCCAATAACTCCATCAAGTGAAATAGCGGAGACAATGGCCAGAGAGCTTCCAAAGGTTGGAGGGTACTATCTGCAAATGGAGGATGAGATAGCGAGCATAGCTGCAATGATTGGAGCTTCATGGACGGGTCTCAAGGCCATGACAGCTACTTCTGGTCCCGGCTTTAGCCTAATGCAGGAGAACATAGGTTACGCTGTAATGACTGAAACTCCTATAGTGATTGTAGATGTCCAGAGAAGTGGGCCATCAACAGGGCAAGCTACGAAAGGGGCCCAGGGAGACTTTTTCCAGGCCAGATGGGGCACACATGGCGACCATCCAATAGTTGCAGTTTCACCCGTAAGCGTTGAAGATGCGTTCTGGGAGACGATTAGAGCTTTTAACATTGCTGAAAGATTGAGAACACCTGTTGTTGTATTATTTGATGGTATTCTCGCTCATACGAGAGAACAGATAAGGATTCCAGATCCTGAAGAGGTTGAAATAGTCTATAGGAAGTTACCTCAGAATGAGGAAGAGGCCAAGCTACCCTTCGGGGATCCTCATGGAGATGGAGTACCACCAATGCCCCTCTTTGGTCATGGCTACTTCACGCATGTAACGGGTTCAACGCATAAGGAAAATGGTTTAAGAGATGTTTACACTCAAGAGGTTCACGACAGGTTAGTGAGAAGGATACACAGGAAGATAGAGAAGAACAAACATGTTTACGAAAAATACGAAGAGTACTACACGGATGATGCCGAGATCCTCGTTGTGAGTTGGGGAGTTTCTGCAAGGCCCTCCCTGGGGGCTGTTCTGAGGGCTAGGAAGGAGGGTATTAAAGTAGGTCTCTTCGTTCCAAAGACCGTTCATCCATTTCCTGGGGATAGGATTAGGGAACTAGGTAGGAATGTGAGGGCCATTCTAGTTCCTGAAATGAACCTTGGCCAGATGATACTTGAGGTTCAGCGCTTTGTTAACGATGATGTGCTACTCAAGGGAATTAATAAGATCGGTGGAATTCCCCTGACCGTTGAGGAGATATTGAAGGAGATTAGGGGTGTTGTGTGA
- a CDS encoding 2-oxoglutarate ferredoxin oxidoreductase subunit delta, whose protein sequence is MVDSDVQTEVKRDGYLVIGKTKTTEISVDTFLCKGCGICVEMCPRKVFEWSKELSEKGVHYPVPLHVEKCVRCKLCELLCPDFAIAVRW, encoded by the coding sequence GTGGTGGATTCGGACGTTCAAACAGAAGTTAAGAGGGATGGATACCTAGTTATAGGGAAAACAAAGACAACAGAGATAAGTGTTGATACTTTTCTATGTAAGGGTTGTGGCATCTGTGTGGAAATGTGTCCCAGGAAGGTTTTTGAATGGAGCAAGGAGCTAAGCGAAAAGGGCGTTCATTATCCAGTCCCCCTGCATGTTGAAAAATGCGTGAGGTGTAAGCTCTGTGAACTACTCTGTCCAGATTTTGCAATTGCCGTAAGGTGGTAG
- the ftsY gene encoding signal recognition particle-docking protein FtsY: protein MLGKLKEKLRSFIKKVEENVEKEEKEAEKKGLLDKVLMVEIKEKDVEKALEDLELELLEADVALEVVDALKERIKKNLVGKKVKIGTNKEKIIEEAVRDAVLEILRPPRKIDLIEEIKKAEKPYVILFVGFNGSGKTTTIAKLAHWLKKNGFSVVIAASDTFRAGAIEQIEEHAKRIGVKVIKHKYGADPAAVAYDAIQHAKARGIDVVLIDTAGRSETNRNLMDEMKKIARVTKPNLVIFVGDALAGNAIIEQAREFNEAVKIDGVILTKLDADARGGSALSVTYATNAPILFVGIGQGYDDLIPFDERWFVERILGESNA from the coding sequence ATGCTCGGAAAGTTAAAGGAGAAGTTAAGGTCATTTATAAAGAAGGTTGAGGAGAACGTTGAAAAAGAAGAGAAAGAAGCTGAGAAAAAAGGGTTACTGGATAAAGTTCTCATGGTTGAAATAAAGGAAAAGGACGTTGAAAAGGCTCTTGAGGATCTCGAGCTTGAATTACTTGAAGCGGATGTTGCTTTGGAAGTAGTTGATGCTTTGAAGGAAAGAATAAAGAAGAACTTGGTCGGAAAAAAGGTCAAGATAGGAACAAACAAGGAGAAGATTATAGAGGAGGCAGTCAGAGATGCAGTTCTTGAGATTCTAAGGCCTCCTCGTAAGATTGATCTTATAGAAGAGATAAAGAAGGCCGAAAAGCCCTACGTGATACTATTCGTTGGTTTTAACGGCTCAGGGAAGACGACCACGATAGCCAAATTAGCCCATTGGCTTAAGAAAAATGGATTCAGCGTTGTCATAGCTGCAAGTGACACGTTCAGAGCTGGAGCAATAGAACAGATAGAGGAGCATGCGAAGAGAATTGGTGTGAAGGTCATAAAGCATAAGTATGGAGCTGATCCAGCCGCCGTCGCTTACGATGCAATTCAACATGCCAAGGCTAGGGGAATTGATGTTGTGCTAATAGATACGGCTGGAAGAAGTGAAACTAATAGGAATCTAATGGATGAAATGAAGAAGATAGCTAGAGTTACAAAGCCAAACTTAGTGATATTCGTAGGCGATGCCTTAGCTGGAAATGCCATAATTGAGCAGGCCAGGGAGTTCAACGAAGCCGTTAAGATAGACGGAGTTATACTTACAAAGCTTGATGCCGATGCAAGGGGAGGATCTGCCTTGAGCGTAACCTATGCAACGAACGCTCCGATATTGTTCGTTGGAATTGGCCAAGGATACGATGACTTGATACCCTTTGACGAGAGATGGTTTGTTGAAAGGATCCTAGGTGAGTCAAATGCTTAA
- a CDS encoding DUF167 family protein, translating into MLKETQEGTLIYVLVKPNAKKTEIEGVDTWKKRIRISVKAPPVKGKANRELVNFLQGLLNAEVILVRGETSREKELLIKGLKVEEVKRKLNL; encoded by the coding sequence ATGCTTAAGGAAACCCAGGAAGGAACTTTAATTTACGTTTTGGTTAAACCAAATGCGAAAAAGACAGAAATAGAAGGAGTAGATACCTGGAAGAAGAGGATAAGGATAAGCGTCAAGGCACCTCCGGTCAAGGGGAAAGCAAATAGAGAACTCGTGAACTTCCTACAGGGGCTTCTCAATGCCGAGGTCATATTAGTTAGGGGAGAAACTTCGAGGGAGAAAGAGTTGCTGATAAAGGGATTAAAAGTTGAAGAGGTTAAGAGAAAGTTAAATCTCTAA